One genomic region from Streptomyces sp. NBC_01304 encodes:
- a CDS encoding DoxX family protein, whose amino-acid sequence MTCFDRRDLGLLLLRVGIGGVVAAHGAQKVFGWFGGGGLEGTGRFMESVGYRPGKVSALAAGLTELGGGSLLALGLATPAAGAAAAGAMAGAASVHVPNGFFAQGGGYEYPAALGLTTVGLAVTGPGRLSLDHALDHTLNRDWMVPAALLGTAAVTAMVVGARNRRVREAGEGE is encoded by the coding sequence ATGACCTGTTTCGACCGACGTGATCTGGGCCTGCTCCTCCTGCGCGTGGGCATCGGCGGGGTGGTGGCTGCGCACGGTGCGCAGAAGGTCTTCGGCTGGTTCGGCGGCGGCGGTCTCGAAGGGACCGGCCGCTTCATGGAGTCCGTCGGCTACCGGCCGGGGAAGGTGAGTGCCCTGGCGGCCGGGCTGACGGAGCTGGGCGGCGGATCGCTCCTCGCGCTCGGACTGGCCACACCGGCGGCCGGCGCCGCCGCCGCGGGCGCGATGGCGGGAGCCGCCTCCGTGCACGTGCCCAACGGCTTCTTCGCGCAGGGCGGCGGCTACGAGTACCCGGCCGCGCTGGGCCTGACGACCGTCGGCCTCGCCGTCACGGGGCCCGGCCGCCTCTCCCTCGACCACGCCCTCGACCACACCTTGAACCGTGACTGGATGGTCCCGGCGGCCCTGCTGGGAACGGCAGCGGTCACAGCGATGGTGGTCGGCGCCCGGAACAGAAGAGTGCGCGAGGCGGGGGAAGGCGAGTAA
- a CDS encoding DUF6528 family protein: protein MNDTFGVGAVEQVANDVIVFDQAKDWSKAEAVTWRWSAPGAAPWVNLSDVRLRNTKLHDNVVLVTASGGRAAMLSRHSERVLWAATPGGNPHAIERLPGGVIVTASSAGYLRLYRPPSTTAFKKVPLPGAHGVLYDSKREVLWTVGDKRLVRYRITGSGTGTRLHKVATKAIRGLGHDLQPVYGDPDSLWFTDTYGVYRFDIPAKTFHEVDGANGVKSYVSQPSGLRARTRADHGGPRKWAGPTVDFFRASGDKAFSRTRRGAEFYKVRIWTPAFG from the coding sequence TTGAACGACACATTCGGTGTGGGCGCGGTCGAGCAGGTGGCCAACGACGTCATCGTCTTCGACCAGGCCAAGGACTGGAGCAAGGCGGAGGCGGTGACCTGGCGGTGGAGCGCGCCGGGCGCGGCGCCCTGGGTGAATCTTTCCGACGTTCGCCTGCGCAACACCAAGCTGCACGACAACGTCGTCCTGGTCACCGCCTCCGGGGGCCGCGCCGCCATGCTGAGCCGGCATTCCGAGCGGGTGCTGTGGGCGGCGACCCCGGGCGGGAATCCGCACGCCATCGAGCGTCTGCCCGGCGGGGTGATCGTCACCGCGAGCTCCGCCGGGTATCTGCGGCTGTACCGGCCGCCGTCCACGACCGCGTTCAAGAAGGTGCCGCTCCCCGGCGCGCACGGAGTGCTGTACGACAGCAAACGCGAGGTCCTGTGGACGGTCGGCGACAAACGTCTGGTGCGGTACAGGATCACGGGGAGCGGCACGGGAACGCGGCTGCACAAGGTGGCGACGAAGGCGATCCGGGGTCTCGGCCACGACCTCCAGCCGGTGTACGGCGACCCCGACTCGCTGTGGTTCACGGACACTTACGGCGTCTACCGCTTCGACATCCCGGCCAAGACCTTCCACGAGGTCGACGGGGCGAACGGGGTGAAGTCGTACGTGAGCCAGCCGAGCGGGCTGCGGGCGCGCACCCGCGCCGACCACGGGGGCCCCAGGAAGTGGGCGGGCCCGACGGTCGACTTCTTCCGGGCCTCGGGCGACAAGGCGTTCTCCCGTACCCGCAGGGGCGCCGAGTTCTACAAGGTGCGCATCTGGACGCCGGCCTTCGGCTGA
- a CDS encoding C40 family peptidase, giving the protein MSRTASLPRHRKPRRNASTLALRAGVATGVLGAVTVTSAAASPAQAGADDPVTQTIEMPTLAKSRALQGARSADATQRAALSLAERAEQDAATERAAQQAEQVKAEAERKQAKAEAEAERKERAQRQKAEAERKAAAERKQAEADRKERAARQASAQQKGTGSKATGSGSGSKATGSKATGKRSTGSSGATAPGGTQNAPSAPASGSAASVVSFLQAQVGKAYVFGATGPSAYDCSGLTQAAFRQAGVSLPRTSQAQSASGTPVSLSNLQAGDLLYWGGKGSAFHVGVYVGNGQYIDAANPRKGISLQNLSGYPASGAVRVL; this is encoded by the coding sequence ATGTCACGCACCGCATCCCTCCCCCGCCATCGAAAGCCCCGCCGAAACGCCTCGACCCTCGCACTCCGTGCCGGAGTTGCGACCGGCGTACTCGGCGCCGTCACCGTGACCAGCGCGGCGGCGTCCCCCGCTCAGGCGGGCGCCGACGATCCCGTCACCCAGACGATCGAGATGCCCACGCTCGCCAAGAGCCGCGCCCTGCAGGGCGCCCGGTCGGCCGACGCCACCCAGCGCGCGGCCCTCTCCCTGGCCGAGCGGGCCGAACAGGACGCCGCCACCGAGCGCGCCGCGCAGCAGGCCGAGCAGGTCAAGGCCGAAGCGGAGCGCAAGCAGGCCAAGGCCGAGGCCGAGGCCGAGCGCAAGGAACGGGCGCAGCGACAGAAGGCCGAGGCCGAACGCAAGGCCGCGGCGGAACGCAAGCAGGCCGAGGCAGACCGCAAGGAACGCGCCGCGCGGCAGGCGTCGGCGCAGCAGAAGGGCACCGGCTCCAAGGCCACGGGCTCCGGTTCCGGCTCCAAGGCCACGGGGAGCAAGGCCACCGGCAAGCGCTCGACCGGAAGTTCGGGTGCCACCGCGCCCGGCGGCACCCAGAACGCCCCGTCGGCGCCCGCGAGCGGCAGCGCCGCGAGCGTCGTCAGCTTCCTGCAGGCCCAGGTCGGCAAGGCGTACGTGTTCGGCGCGACCGGCCCGTCCGCGTACGACTGCTCGGGCCTGACCCAGGCCGCGTTCCGGCAGGCCGGGGTCAGCCTGCCGCGCACCTCGCAGGCGCAGTCCGCGAGCGGCACCCCGGTGTCGCTGTCCAACCTCCAGGCCGGCGACCTCCTCTACTGGGGCGGCAAGGGCTCGGCGTTCCACGTCGGCGTGTACGTCGGCAACGGCCAGTACATCGACGCGGCCAATCCGCGTAAGGGCATATCGCTGCAGAACCTGTCGGGCTACCCGGCGAGCGGGGCCGTGCGCGTCCTGTAA
- a CDS encoding FAD-dependent oxidoreductase produces MPYAITQNCCSDATCIAVCPVNCIHPTPEERDFGSTEMLYVDPKACIDCGACADACPVDAIFPADSLLGGQREYVAINAAYYEEQTAAGPPLAADSPNFHAWQEPTFARVLPADFAPIRVAVVGTGPAGMYAAEDLLLHTSAEVTLVDRLPVAGGLVRYGVAPDHPATKKVGDLFERFHAHPRVTMHLGLEVGRDITADELAAHHDAVIYAVGASTDRRIGIPGEDAAGSIAATTFVAWYNSHPEVAPDAVDLSAERVVVVGNGNVALDVARILVADTDALAATDIADHALAALRASKVREVVLLGRRGPEDAAYTRSELLALKHLPGVELVVDDHDPRTGATIDEARAKDKAAVLQGVARTEVDFSRAPATGRRIVFRFHSESVAVTGEDKVRAVRVTGSPGEGETEIPAGLLLRAVGYRGLPVAGLPFDEATATVPNEGGRVTGRPGTYVVGWIKRGPSGGIGANRTCAAETVTALLADAVAGDLPAPAEGKKGFQRLARRRNRKVVDARGLAAINKAELNRGRRAGRPRIKLATVGELVATARGNRWGVVPGNRTERG; encoded by the coding sequence ATGCCCTACGCCATCACCCAGAACTGCTGCAGCGACGCCACCTGCATCGCGGTGTGCCCGGTCAACTGCATCCATCCGACCCCCGAGGAACGGGACTTCGGCAGCACCGAGATGCTGTACGTCGACCCGAAGGCCTGCATCGACTGCGGGGCCTGCGCGGACGCCTGCCCGGTCGACGCGATCTTCCCGGCCGACAGTCTGCTCGGCGGACAACGGGAGTACGTCGCCATCAACGCGGCGTACTACGAGGAGCAAACGGCGGCCGGGCCCCCACTCGCCGCCGACAGCCCGAACTTCCACGCCTGGCAGGAGCCGACCTTCGCGCGCGTGCTGCCCGCCGACTTCGCCCCGATCCGCGTCGCGGTCGTCGGCACCGGCCCGGCCGGCATGTACGCGGCCGAGGACCTGCTCCTTCACACCTCGGCCGAGGTGACCCTGGTCGACCGGCTGCCGGTGGCGGGCGGCCTCGTCCGGTACGGCGTCGCGCCGGACCACCCGGCGACCAAGAAGGTCGGCGACCTCTTCGAGCGCTTCCACGCACATCCGCGGGTGACGATGCACCTGGGCCTCGAAGTCGGCCGGGACATCACCGCGGACGAGCTCGCCGCGCACCACGACGCGGTGATCTACGCGGTGGGCGCCTCCACCGACCGCCGCATCGGGATCCCGGGCGAGGACGCGGCGGGCTCCATCGCCGCGACCACGTTCGTGGCCTGGTACAACTCCCACCCGGAGGTCGCGCCCGACGCGGTCGACCTCTCGGCAGAACGCGTGGTCGTGGTCGGCAACGGCAATGTCGCCCTCGACGTCGCCCGCATCCTGGTCGCGGACACCGACGCCCTGGCCGCCACCGACATCGCCGACCACGCCCTCGCCGCACTGCGGGCGAGCAAGGTGCGCGAGGTGGTGCTGCTCGGCCGGCGCGGGCCCGAGGACGCCGCGTACACCCGGAGCGAACTGCTGGCACTCAAGCACCTGCCCGGCGTCGAGCTGGTGGTCGACGACCACGATCCGCGGACCGGCGCGACGATCGACGAGGCAAGGGCGAAGGACAAGGCGGCGGTGCTGCAGGGTGTCGCACGCACCGAGGTGGACTTCTCGCGCGCGCCTGCCACCGGGCGGCGGATCGTCTTCCGCTTCCATTCCGAATCCGTGGCGGTGACCGGCGAGGACAAGGTGCGCGCCGTACGCGTCACGGGAAGCCCGGGGGAGGGGGAGACGGAGATCCCGGCCGGGCTGCTGCTGCGGGCCGTCGGATACCGCGGGCTGCCGGTCGCCGGGCTGCCCTTCGACGAGGCCACCGCGACCGTGCCCAACGAGGGCGGTCGGGTCACCGGCCGGCCGGGCACGTACGTCGTCGGCTGGATCAAGCGCGGCCCCTCGGGCGGCATCGGCGCCAACCGCACCTGCGCCGCCGAGACCGTCACCGCGCTGCTCGCCGACGCCGTCGCGGGCGACCTGCCCGCGCCCGCCGAGGGCAAGAAGGGATTCCAGCGCCTCGCCCGGCGTCGCAACCGCAAGGTCGTCGACGCCCGAGGCCTGGCCGCGATCAACAAGGCCGAGCTGAACCGGGGCCGCCGCGCCGGACGCCCGAGGATCAAGCTGGCCACGGTCGGCGAGCTGGTGGCGACCGCGAGGGGCAATCGCTGGGGAGTGGTCCCCGGCAACCGGACCGAGAGGGGATGA
- a CDS encoding tRNA-dependent cyclodipeptide synthase: MTAATVLEIQPVTPRSSAAGLFHIAPYTPHCQVICDDGDHVVIGVSPGNSYFSAQRINDLANWGLSLFDQVDFVYTDLHVAEMYEASGYTAEDARRKFVKNLRGVRAKVNNAVDALDPRGSRLRAHPMSEFTENSAYREIHDHLQNRLATDPEFRATCDALVNTFLSDKVLDGRAATEQQRAVCLEYVCAEAPLFLDTPAILGVPSSLNCYHQLLPMAELLYSRGSGLRASRNQGHAIVTPAPAATASTPAAASATTEGATHVR; the protein is encoded by the coding sequence TTGACAGCTGCGACCGTTCTTGAGATCCAGCCGGTCACGCCGCGGAGTTCCGCGGCAGGACTCTTCCACATAGCGCCCTACACCCCCCATTGCCAGGTCATCTGTGATGACGGCGATCACGTCGTGATAGGGGTGTCACCGGGTAACAGTTACTTCTCAGCCCAGCGCATCAACGATCTGGCCAACTGGGGCCTCAGCCTCTTCGACCAAGTCGACTTCGTCTATACCGACTTGCACGTCGCGGAGATGTACGAGGCCTCCGGATACACCGCCGAGGACGCCCGCCGGAAGTTCGTGAAGAACCTGCGCGGCGTGCGTGCCAAAGTGAACAACGCGGTCGACGCCCTGGACCCGCGTGGCAGCCGGCTCCGGGCGCATCCCATGTCGGAGTTCACCGAGAATTCCGCGTACCGGGAAATCCACGACCACCTGCAGAACCGTCTGGCGACGGATCCGGAGTTCCGCGCGACCTGTGACGCGCTCGTGAACACCTTCCTGTCCGACAAGGTCCTGGACGGCCGGGCCGCCACCGAGCAACAGCGCGCGGTGTGCCTGGAGTATGTGTGCGCCGAGGCGCCGCTGTTCCTGGACACCCCCGCCATCCTGGGCGTTCCGTCCTCGCTGAACTGCTACCACCAGCTCCTGCCGATGGCCGAGCTGCTCTACTCGCGCGGTTCCGGACTGCGTGCGTCCCGCAATCAGGGCCACGCCATCGTCACGCCCGCCCCCGCCGCCACCGCGTCGACGCCCGCTGCCGCGTCCGCGACCACTGAAGGAGCCACCCATGTCCGCTGA
- a CDS encoding methyltransferase: MTDRHSQLDDGTRTLTISSSRPAGHPADSPALAAGLLHDLALASFTVGALNAAAVHHIADHLADGPLPVAELAHRSGTHAPSLQRVLRLLAMHGVFHEDDAGAFGLTPAAHLLRRDTPGSQHASTLTFTAEFMQRSAGGLAETVRTGAPAFDAVYGRTFFAHLMSEPAEQQAFDAGMAAFSGSVDDIVADSCTLPDSGTVVDVGGGRGGLLRAVLNRAPGLTGVLFDQPQVVGEHHLDNEELAGRWRAEGGDFFTSVPAGGDLYLLKHVLHDWNDEDCLRILRAVRAAAPAGARLLVVDAVLAPGNEPDLGKLVDIVMLAVLRGRERTEAEFGTLLTAAGFRPERVIATKAFASVVEATAV; the protein is encoded by the coding sequence ATGACCGACCGACATTCTCAACTCGACGACGGGACACGGACGTTGACGATTTCATCGAGTCGCCCCGCTGGTCACCCCGCCGACTCCCCCGCCCTTGCGGCCGGCCTCCTGCACGACCTCGCGCTCGCCTCGTTCACCGTGGGCGCGCTGAACGCCGCGGCCGTCCACCACATCGCCGACCATCTCGCCGACGGCCCGCTGCCCGTGGCGGAACTCGCCCACCGCTCGGGCACCCACGCCCCGTCCCTGCAGCGCGTGCTGCGACTGCTCGCCATGCACGGCGTCTTCCACGAGGACGACGCCGGCGCGTTCGGCCTGACACCGGCCGCGCACCTGCTGCGCCGCGACACACCCGGCTCGCAGCACGCCTCGACGCTCACCTTCACGGCCGAGTTCATGCAGCGCTCGGCGGGCGGGCTCGCGGAGACGGTACGTACCGGCGCACCGGCCTTCGACGCGGTGTACGGCCGGACGTTCTTCGCCCATCTCATGTCCGAGCCCGCCGAACAGCAGGCGTTCGACGCCGGCATGGCCGCCTTCTCCGGATCGGTCGACGACATCGTCGCCGACAGTTGTACGTTGCCGGACAGCGGCACGGTCGTCGATGTCGGGGGCGGCCGCGGCGGGCTCCTGCGGGCCGTGCTGAACCGCGCCCCCGGGCTGACCGGCGTGCTCTTCGACCAGCCGCAGGTCGTCGGCGAACACCACCTGGACAACGAGGAGTTGGCGGGTCGCTGGCGGGCGGAGGGCGGCGACTTCTTCACGTCCGTACCGGCGGGCGGCGACCTCTACCTGCTCAAGCACGTGCTGCACGACTGGAACGACGAGGACTGCCTGCGCATCCTGCGCGCGGTCCGGGCCGCGGCACCGGCCGGGGCCCGGCTGCTCGTGGTGGACGCCGTGCTGGCCCCGGGCAACGAACCGGATCTGGGCAAGCTGGTCGACATCGTCATGCTGGCGGTGCTGCGCGGCCGGGAGCGCACGGAGGCCGAGTTCGGCACGCTCCTGACGGCGGCAGGGTTCCGCCCGGAACGCGTCATCGCCACCAAGGCCTTCGCTTCGGTCGTCGAGGCGACTGCGGTCTGA
- a CDS encoding MFS transporter, protein MADVTMADPADPAEAPVSGPGGRRWVWASIVSLAVFLYGYCAGVAGGAVLYIPDDYRLSTSQKGLVVSVFLLGAAVGALGTGRISDRYGRKPVLVASGVLFAVGMLVTMTAPDLVVLLLGRVVQGLAAGLASAVVPVYLSEVSTPRIRGRMVSLNQLGVTLGLLAAYLVGLAFSGARDWRWMFGAGLVPTVVLLAGLLFVPESSARHSSEDASSGSGGFKALLDRSLRPAMAIGLVLAVLQQVAGINAVLYFAPTIMQDTGLDASNSLLYSVYLGALNVVLTMVSIQLVDRWGRRPLLLLSTGLMVVALIPLGASFVWDLGSGPIALICLLAYVAAFAIGLGPVFWLMVPEMLPAKARAAGAALCTMANWAANFVVSQFFLNVIDAIGEGQTFWLFAVLCAAGFFYILWRVPETKDRTVGEITAGLGAQHARRAG, encoded by the coding sequence GTGGCGGACGTAACGATGGCCGATCCCGCCGATCCCGCCGAGGCGCCGGTGTCCGGCCCGGGTGGTCGTCGCTGGGTCTGGGCCTCCATCGTCTCGCTGGCGGTGTTCCTGTACGGCTACTGCGCAGGCGTGGCCGGCGGAGCCGTCCTCTACATCCCGGACGACTACCGCCTGTCCACGTCCCAGAAGGGCCTGGTCGTCTCCGTCTTCCTGCTCGGCGCCGCCGTGGGGGCGCTGGGCACCGGGCGGATCAGCGACCGCTACGGCCGCAAGCCGGTCCTGGTGGCGAGCGGCGTGCTCTTCGCCGTCGGCATGCTGGTCACGATGACCGCCCCGGACCTCGTGGTGCTGCTGCTCGGCCGGGTGGTGCAGGGCCTCGCGGCGGGCCTGGCCTCGGCCGTCGTACCCGTCTACCTCTCCGAGGTCTCCACGCCGCGCATCCGGGGCCGGATGGTCTCCCTCAACCAACTGGGCGTCACCCTCGGCCTGTTGGCCGCCTATCTGGTCGGCCTCGCCTTCTCCGGCGCACGGGACTGGCGCTGGATGTTCGGCGCCGGCCTGGTCCCCACCGTCGTACTCCTCGCCGGGCTGCTCTTCGTCCCCGAGTCCTCGGCGCGGCACTCGTCCGAGGACGCCTCGTCGGGCAGCGGCGGATTCAAGGCGCTCCTCGACCGTTCGCTGCGGCCCGCCATGGCGATCGGCCTCGTCCTCGCGGTCCTGCAGCAGGTCGCGGGCATCAACGCCGTGCTCTACTTCGCGCCGACCATCATGCAGGACACCGGCCTCGACGCCTCCAACTCCCTCCTGTACTCGGTGTACCTGGGCGCCCTGAACGTGGTCCTGACCATGGTCTCGATCCAACTGGTCGACCGCTGGGGCCGCAGGCCGCTGCTGTTGCTGTCGACGGGCCTGATGGTGGTGGCCCTGATCCCGCTGGGCGCGAGCTTCGTGTGGGACCTGGGCTCCGGCCCGATCGCCCTGATCTGCCTCCTCGCGTACGTCGCCGCCTTCGCGATCGGTCTCGGCCCGGTCTTCTGGCTGATGGTTCCGGAGATGCTGCCGGCGAAGGCGCGGGCCGCGGGCGCGGCGCTGTGCACGATGGCCAACTGGGCGGCGAACTTCGTCGTCAGCCAGTTCTTCCTGAACGTCATCGACGCCATCGGTGAGGGCCAGACCTTCTGGCTCTTCGCGGTGCTGTGTGCGGCGGGCTTCTTCTACATCCTGTGGCGCGTCCCGGAGACCAAGGACCGCACGGTCGGCGAGATCACGGCAGGCCTGGGGGCTCAGCACGCTCGGAGGGCCGGTTAG
- a CDS encoding AurF N-oxygenase family protein, protein MASSTVPPKTPARPRPKNAENAENPGNPERDVTRRLLDSAATLSYDPATEVDWETPLDKDFHGASPEWSTLYGTAYWGELSDAQRKELTRHEAASVASTGIWFEMILQQMVLRDIYAKDPTDADFQWALTEIADECRHSIMFARGAQKLGAPAYRPHRVAVELGRAFKTLAVGEAAYAAILVAEEVLDVMQRDWMRDERVVPFVRTINNIHVVEESRHMKFARDETRKRLAHAGWARRQFSALVIAIASYVIVTSMVNKGVYANAGLDGKRARAEAETNEHHKSMMRSSCSGLMEFLASARLLTKPALVFYRRAHLI, encoded by the coding sequence ATGGCAAGCAGCACGGTCCCGCCGAAGACGCCCGCACGACCACGCCCAAAGAACGCAGAGAACGCAGAGAACCCGGGGAACCCCGAGCGCGACGTCACCCGGCGGCTGCTCGACTCGGCCGCGACACTCTCGTACGACCCGGCCACCGAGGTGGACTGGGAGACGCCCCTGGACAAGGACTTCCACGGCGCGAGCCCGGAGTGGAGCACGCTCTACGGCACCGCGTACTGGGGCGAGTTGAGCGACGCGCAGCGCAAGGAGCTGACCCGGCACGAGGCCGCGTCCGTGGCCAGCACCGGCATCTGGTTCGAGATGATCCTGCAGCAGATGGTGCTGCGTGACATCTACGCCAAGGACCCCACGGACGCCGACTTCCAGTGGGCGCTCACCGAGATAGCCGACGAGTGCCGGCACTCGATCATGTTCGCGCGCGGCGCGCAGAAGCTCGGCGCCCCCGCGTACCGGCCGCACCGAGTCGCGGTCGAACTGGGCAGGGCCTTCAAGACACTTGCCGTCGGCGAGGCGGCGTACGCGGCGATCCTGGTGGCCGAGGAAGTCCTCGACGTCATGCAGCGCGACTGGATGCGCGACGAGCGGGTCGTGCCCTTCGTGCGCACCATCAACAACATCCATGTCGTCGAGGAATCCCGGCACATGAAGTTCGCCCGCGACGAGACCCGCAAGCGCCTCGCGCACGCGGGCTGGGCGCGCCGCCAGTTCAGCGCCCTGGTCATCGCGATCGCGTCGTACGTCATCGTCACCAGCATGGTCAACAAGGGCGTGTACGCGAACGCCGGGCTCGACGGCAAACGCGCCCGGGCCGAGGCGGAGACCAACGAGCACCACAAGTCGATGATGCGCTCCAGCTGCAGCGGCCTCATGGAATTCCTGGCCTCGGCCCGCCTGCTCACCAAGCCGGCGCTCGTGTTCTACCGGCGCGCCCACCTGATCTGA
- a CDS encoding cytochrome P450, whose amino-acid sequence MSAELLESPVAAEELIDFPFSWQGDRIPHQVEELRRTPVRRVRTIAGDEAWLVSSHALCKQVLEDRRFSLKDTSAPGVPRQYALTIPPEVVNNMGNITGAGLRKAVLKALNPKAAGLQEWMRKQAAELVDGLVAEGAPGDLRAGFADPYSAGMHCHILGIPQQDAPKLMRSLDIAFMNSACPISGAKLNWDRDIAYMVKKLDDPATTGLMAELAALREDPEYAHLTDEMLATVGVTMFGAGVISTAGFLTMALVSLIQHPELRAELLADRGKIPAAVDELLRINLSIGDGLPRLALEDVQLGDVLVKKGELALVLVEGANFDPEAFTDPERVDLTRENNTAHLSFGGGQHYCPATALGKKHAEIALETLLDRLPELELAVPIDQLVWRTGFMKRIPERLPVLW is encoded by the coding sequence ATGTCCGCTGAGCTGCTCGAATCTCCCGTCGCCGCCGAGGAGCTCATCGACTTCCCGTTCTCCTGGCAGGGCGACCGCATCCCGCACCAGGTCGAGGAGTTGCGCAGGACGCCCGTGCGCCGGGTGCGCACGATCGCCGGTGACGAGGCGTGGCTGGTGTCGTCGCACGCGCTGTGCAAGCAGGTTCTTGAGGACCGGCGCTTCAGCCTGAAGGACACCTCCGCGCCGGGCGTACCGCGCCAGTACGCGCTGACGATCCCGCCCGAGGTCGTCAACAACATGGGCAACATCACGGGCGCCGGACTGCGCAAGGCGGTCCTCAAGGCGCTCAACCCGAAGGCCGCGGGTCTGCAGGAGTGGATGCGCAAGCAGGCCGCCGAACTGGTCGACGGCCTGGTGGCCGAGGGTGCGCCGGGCGATCTGCGGGCCGGTTTCGCGGACCCGTACTCGGCGGGCATGCACTGCCACATCCTGGGCATCCCGCAGCAGGACGCACCCAAGCTGATGCGCAGCCTGGACATCGCGTTCATGAACTCCGCCTGCCCGATCTCGGGCGCGAAGCTGAACTGGGACCGCGACATCGCGTACATGGTGAAGAAGCTCGACGACCCGGCCACGACCGGGCTGATGGCCGAGCTCGCGGCGCTGCGCGAGGACCCGGAGTACGCGCACCTCACCGACGAGATGCTGGCGACCGTCGGTGTGACCATGTTCGGCGCGGGCGTCATCTCGACGGCGGGGTTCCTCACCATGGCGCTGGTGTCGCTGATCCAGCACCCGGAGCTGCGGGCCGAACTCCTCGCCGACCGCGGCAAGATTCCGGCGGCCGTCGACGAGCTCCTTCGCATCAACCTGTCCATCGGCGACGGCCTGCCCCGGCTCGCGCTGGAGGACGTCCAGCTGGGCGATGTCCTCGTCAAGAAGGGTGAGCTGGCCCTGGTCCTGGTGGAGGGCGCCAACTTCGACCCGGAGGCGTTCACCGACCCGGAGCGGGTGGATCTGACCCGCGAGAACAACACCGCGCACCTCTCCTTCGGCGGCGGTCAGCACTACTGCCCGGCGACCGCGCTCGGCAAGAAGCACGCCGAGATCGCCCTGGAGACGCTGCTCGACCGGCTGCCCGAGCTTGAGCTGGCGGTGCCGATCGATCAGTTGGTGTGGCGCACGGGCTTCATGAAGCGGATCCCGGAGCGGCTGCCGGTTCTCTGGTAG
- a CDS encoding SDR family oxidoreductase, with amino-acid sequence MILVTGATGKVGRQVVAQLRDAGVGVRALVRDPQSAALPAGVELARGDLTDAQSVQRAAEGVDAVFLVWPLPAVEGAYDVLAAVEKHAGRVVHLSAHGVPDDDSGEPEPGILGTHTAIERAIRGSGLEWTLLRAGGFAANTLGWAEQIRGGDVVRGAHARATRSLIHEADIAAVAVRALTTDELVGAAPHLTGPQALTQAEQVRTIGEVLARGLEFEEIGEAEAAAAYEAQGLPPEYAQGIVAAHRHMVAEPETVSPAVERITGRPGRTYREWVADHVADFS; translated from the coding sequence ATGATTCTGGTCACCGGTGCCACCGGCAAGGTCGGCCGACAGGTCGTCGCACAATTGCGGGATGCGGGGGTCGGGGTGCGGGCCCTGGTGCGTGACCCACAGTCGGCCGCGCTTCCCGCCGGGGTGGAGTTGGCTCGCGGCGACCTCACGGATGCGCAGTCGGTCCAGCGGGCGGCCGAGGGCGTGGACGCGGTCTTCCTGGTATGGCCGCTGCCTGCCGTGGAGGGCGCGTACGACGTGCTCGCGGCCGTGGAGAAGCACGCCGGAAGGGTCGTCCATCTGTCGGCGCACGGCGTTCCCGACGACGACTCCGGCGAGCCGGAGCCCGGGATCCTCGGGACTCACACCGCCATCGAGCGGGCCATCCGGGGGTCGGGGCTGGAGTGGACGCTGCTGCGCGCCGGCGGGTTCGCCGCGAACACGCTGGGGTGGGCCGAGCAGATCCGCGGCGGGGACGTGGTGCGCGGTGCGCATGCCCGCGCCACCCGGTCGCTGATCCACGAGGCGGACATCGCGGCCGTAGCGGTACGGGCGCTGACCACCGACGAACTGGTGGGCGCCGCGCCACACCTGACCGGGCCGCAGGCACTCACGCAGGCCGAGCAGGTCCGTACGATCGGCGAAGTCCTGGCCCGGGGGCTCGAGTTCGAGGAGATCGGCGAGGCGGAGGCGGCGGCGGCCTACGAGGCCCAGGGGCTGCCGCCGGAGTACGCGCAGGGCATCGTGGCGGCGCACCGGCACATGGTGGCGGAGCCGGAGACGGTCTCGCCGGCCGTCGAGCGGATCACGGGGCGGCCGGGGCGGACGTACCGGGAGTGGGTGGCGGACCACGTGGCGGACTTCAGCTGA